In the Ensifer adhaerens genome, one interval contains:
- a CDS encoding ADP-ribosylglycohydrolase family protein — protein MLSTTEIFERIYSGFIGKAIGVRLGAPVEPTIWSYERIRDTYGEVTEYLRDFKNFAADDDTNGPVYFIRALRDYGLGATAEEVGKTWLNYAAEEHGMYWWGGFGNSTEHTAYQNLRAGIPAPQSGSIAQNGTTVAEQIGGQIFIDSWGWVHPANPKKAAEASARAASVAHDGEGLHGARFCAAAIAQAFVAKSIEDVIETGLATIPADSLYAKVSRAVLRFYDSNPNDWRACRDMLTAEWGYDRYPGVCHIIPNAGVLVMSLIYGQGDLPRTVEIATMAGWDTDCNAGNAGAIVGTLQQVRPSWDKYRKPINDFVVASGVTGSINVVDIPSFARELTVLALRLQEREAPALWVEDFERRGVRFDFDAPGATHGFRTEPFNQIAVKASAERHTENAKGSLEILLDRLERGHGGRIFWKPFYRRSDFDDERYRPMFTPLADDGQTVKFKLWLDPWNGDGNLRVAPYVRRAMSGTIQETGAWHVPSASGWQDYEFTIPDGRGEAVDEIGILVEYFGRLKFLGRLFLADFSVSGKGRAVIDPAKEAHEWGGITRFTWNRGHWSLQQGRIHAHTATDADAWTGNAYLRDVSVKAELQPHSGASHLVVARAQGTSRFYAAGFENGEAVILLENHGTKVLARSPFRIEYGRSYAVDLTVEDGKLTLSIDGERVLQADDATLRYGMAGLRMASAGRMSIGRLEVAER, from the coding sequence ATGCTCAGCACCACAGAAATCTTCGAGCGTATCTATTCCGGTTTCATCGGCAAGGCGATCGGCGTGCGCTTGGGCGCACCCGTCGAGCCGACGATCTGGAGCTATGAACGCATCCGGGACACCTATGGCGAGGTGACGGAATATCTGCGCGATTTCAAGAATTTCGCAGCGGATGATGACACCAACGGCCCGGTCTATTTCATCCGGGCGCTGCGCGATTACGGCCTCGGGGCCACGGCCGAAGAGGTCGGCAAGACCTGGCTGAACTATGCGGCCGAGGAACACGGCATGTACTGGTGGGGCGGCTTCGGCAACTCGACCGAACACACCGCCTACCAGAACCTGCGTGCAGGCATCCCGGCGCCACAATCCGGCTCGATCGCCCAGAACGGCACGACGGTTGCCGAACAGATCGGCGGCCAGATCTTCATCGACAGCTGGGGCTGGGTGCATCCGGCCAACCCGAAGAAAGCGGCGGAAGCCTCTGCGCGTGCCGCAAGTGTCGCCCATGACGGCGAGGGCCTGCATGGCGCCCGCTTCTGTGCCGCGGCGATCGCCCAGGCCTTCGTTGCCAAGAGCATCGAGGACGTGATCGAGACGGGTCTCGCGACAATCCCGGCCGACTCGCTCTATGCCAAGGTCTCGCGCGCGGTGCTGCGTTTCTACGACAGCAACCCCAATGACTGGCGCGCTTGCCGCGACATGCTGACCGCTGAATGGGGCTATGACCGCTATCCGGGTGTCTGCCACATCATTCCGAATGCCGGCGTGCTCGTCATGAGCCTGATCTACGGTCAGGGCGACCTGCCGCGCACCGTCGAGATTGCCACTATGGCCGGCTGGGATACGGACTGCAACGCCGGCAATGCCGGTGCGATCGTCGGCACCCTGCAGCAGGTGCGCCCAAGCTGGGACAAGTACCGCAAGCCGATCAACGACTTCGTCGTCGCTTCCGGTGTTACCGGTTCGATCAACGTCGTCGATATTCCGTCCTTCGCTCGCGAACTGACCGTGCTGGCGCTCCGCCTGCAAGAGCGCGAAGCGCCGGCACTCTGGGTCGAGGATTTCGAGCGCCGTGGCGTTCGCTTTGATTTCGATGCACCAGGCGCCACCCATGGCTTCCGCACCGAACCCTTCAACCAGATTGCCGTCAAGGCTTCGGCGGAACGCCATACGGAGAATGCCAAGGGATCGCTGGAAATCCTGCTCGACCGGCTTGAGCGCGGGCATGGCGGACGCATTTTCTGGAAGCCCTTCTATCGCCGCTCCGACTTCGACGACGAGCGCTACCGCCCGATGTTCACCCCGCTTGCCGATGACGGCCAGACGGTGAAGTTCAAACTCTGGCTCGACCCGTGGAATGGCGACGGCAATCTGCGCGTCGCGCCCTATGTTCGTCGCGCCATGAGCGGCACCATCCAGGAAACCGGCGCCTGGCATGTTCCTTCGGCGAGCGGCTGGCAGGACTATGAGTTCACCATCCCCGATGGCAGGGGCGAGGCGGTCGACGAGATCGGCATCCTGGTCGAATACTTCGGGCGCCTGAAGTTCCTCGGCCGGCTGTTCCTTGCGGACTTCTCCGTGTCCGGCAAGGGCCGCGCTGTCATCGATCCGGCGAAGGAAGCGCATGAATGGGGCGGCATCACCCGTTTCACCTGGAACCGAGGCCATTGGAGCCTGCAGCAGGGCCGCATACATGCCCATACGGCAACCGACGCGGACGCCTGGACCGGCAATGCCTATCTGCGCGACGTCAGCGTCAAGGCCGAGCTTCAGCCGCACTCGGGTGCCTCGCACCTGGTGGTGGCGCGGGCTCAAGGCACGAGCCGCTTCTATGCGGCCGGCTTTGAGAACGGCGAAGCCGTGATCCTTCTGGAAAACCACGGCACGAAGGTCCTTGCACGCAGCCCGTTCCGTATCGAATACGGTCGGAGCTATGCGGTCGATCTCACGGTCGAGGACGGCAAGCTGACGCTCTCCATTGACGGCGAGCGGGTGCTTCAGGCGGATGATGCGACGCTGCGTTACGGCATGGCCGGCCTGCGCATGGCGTCTGCCGGGCGCATGTCGATCGGTCGGCTCGAGGTCGCCGAGCGCTAA
- a CDS encoding ABC transporter permease, with the protein MAVSNELVVNATMSRNGNVPKIRGQSLSKSARQWWPYYLMMAPGLIFFAIFHYFPIWEAKIAFEQLRIIPPNIWVGIKHFQTLFSSPIFWQVLANTLIISTMKIVFFFPIPIIVALLLNEIRGGAFRKFIQSAIYLPHFLSWVVIAGVFIAVLSPSDGAVNDIIGFFGLQPVSFMTDTGSIRWVLVFSEIWRSAGWDSLLYLAAIIAIDQELYDAAEIDGANRWQKIRYVTIPGIVPTIATLFILNAGMFLNADLNQVINFSNDVVRSKIDIIDTYVYRIGLQTGEYSLATAAGLFKALLGMLMIVAAHLLSKRLTGKGVW; encoded by the coding sequence ATGGCGGTAAGCAACGAACTTGTGGTGAACGCAACAATGTCGCGAAATGGGAACGTTCCCAAAATTCGGGGCCAAAGCCTGTCGAAAAGCGCGCGGCAATGGTGGCCCTATTACCTGATGATGGCCCCAGGCCTGATCTTCTTCGCGATCTTTCATTACTTTCCGATCTGGGAAGCCAAGATCGCCTTCGAGCAGCTGCGCATCATCCCGCCGAACATCTGGGTCGGTATCAAGCATTTCCAGACGCTCTTCTCATCGCCGATTTTCTGGCAGGTTCTGGCGAACACGCTGATCATCTCGACGATGAAAATCGTCTTCTTCTTTCCGATCCCGATCATCGTCGCGCTTTTGCTCAACGAGATCCGGGGAGGCGCCTTTCGCAAATTCATCCAGTCGGCGATCTACCTGCCGCACTTCCTGTCCTGGGTCGTCATCGCCGGCGTGTTCATTGCCGTGCTCTCGCCAAGCGACGGCGCGGTCAACGATATCATTGGTTTCTTCGGCCTGCAGCCGGTCTCCTTCATGACGGATACCGGCTCGATCCGCTGGGTACTGGTCTTTTCGGAAATCTGGCGCTCGGCCGGTTGGGACAGCCTCCTTTATCTCGCCGCCATTATCGCCATCGACCAGGAGCTTTATGACGCTGCCGAGATCGACGGCGCCAATCGCTGGCAGAAGATACGCTACGTCACCATTCCCGGCATCGTGCCAACGATCGCGACGCTCTTCATCCTGAACGCCGGCATGTTCCTGAATGCCGACCTCAATCAGGTGATCAACTTCTCCAACGACGTCGTGCGCAGCAAGATCGATATCATCGACACCTATGTCTACCGCATCGGCCTGCAGACGGGGGAATACTCGCTTGCAACGGCCGCAGGTCTCTTCAAGGCCTTGCTCGGCATGCTGATGATCGTCGCTGCACACCTTCTTTCCAAACGTCTTACTGGCAAGGGGGTATGGTGA
- a CDS encoding extracellular solute-binding protein, with protein sequence MVGKLILGATTAVALMASVAMPAFADPVTIRVVSKDLTTSNPDDVKLMKAYEEALKAKGTDIHIQVIDLPSSGYADKLSAMLLSGDIPDLIYFQGGDAKMAEQGVLEDWNNWLPKTTYLKDALFPHNVERLKNYPYLLYVYPPRMPQPVIRTDWLEKSGVAAPKTTDDYVTLFKAIKDGDLDGNGKADSYGVTTADNTQELDAIFNQAFGVTGTWLKNDAGEWIHARVSAAEKAKIAFYASLREQGLYDPEFITTKWDVKEDKFYSGRAGVIFGSSAEVIDIYGGKMRQAHPDVTLSLLSPPKGPAGQGLMALDVSKEARGLAIATTSEHKEEVVKLLDFIASPEGQAIERLGFEGEQYTKDGETIKPTDKLATWYARFLVAANWQPPVQWLSDAAQQSLKTISADFKPDNAFVWPAEYATDIDATENVYRAWVYKFVSGEAKMDQWDQFVSEWNAAGGEKMTEYARTVLNDK encoded by the coding sequence ATGGTTGGAAAACTGATCCTGGGCGCAACGACCGCCGTCGCGCTGATGGCGAGCGTCGCGATGCCCGCCTTCGCTGACCCGGTGACGATCCGCGTCGTCTCGAAGGACCTCACGACGAGCAATCCGGACGATGTGAAGCTCATGAAAGCCTACGAGGAGGCGCTGAAGGCCAAGGGCACCGACATCCACATCCAGGTCATCGACCTGCCGTCCTCGGGCTACGCCGACAAGCTGAGCGCCATGCTTCTGTCCGGCGATATCCCGGATCTCATCTATTTCCAGGGCGGCGATGCCAAGATGGCCGAGCAGGGCGTGCTCGAGGACTGGAACAACTGGCTGCCGAAGACGACCTATCTGAAGGACGCGCTCTTTCCGCACAATGTCGAGCGTCTCAAGAACTATCCCTATCTGCTCTACGTCTATCCGCCACGCATGCCGCAGCCGGTCATCCGCACGGATTGGCTTGAAAAGTCGGGCGTAGCGGCGCCGAAGACCACCGACGACTACGTCACTCTCTTCAAGGCGATCAAGGACGGCGATCTCGACGGCAACGGCAAGGCCGACAGCTACGGCGTCACCACCGCCGACAATACCCAGGAACTCGATGCGATCTTCAACCAGGCCTTCGGCGTGACCGGCACCTGGCTGAAGAACGACGCCGGTGAATGGATCCATGCGCGTGTTTCGGCCGCGGAAAAGGCGAAGATCGCCTTCTATGCGTCGCTGCGCGAACAGGGTCTCTATGATCCGGAGTTCATCACCACCAAGTGGGACGTCAAGGAAGACAAGTTCTATTCCGGCCGTGCCGGCGTGATCTTCGGTTCTTCAGCGGAAGTCATCGACATCTATGGCGGCAAGATGCGCCAGGCCCATCCTGACGTGACGCTGAGCCTCCTTTCACCGCCGAAGGGTCCGGCCGGGCAAGGCCTGATGGCGCTCGACGTCTCCAAGGAAGCGCGTGGCCTCGCGATCGCGACGACCTCGGAACACAAGGAAGAGGTGGTCAAGCTGCTCGATTTCATCGCGAGCCCCGAGGGCCAGGCGATCGAACGGCTCGGCTTCGAGGGTGAGCAGTACACCAAGGACGGCGAGACCATCAAGCCGACCGACAAGCTCGCAACCTGGTATGCCCGCTTCCTCGTTGCCGCCAACTGGCAGCCGCCGGTGCAGTGGCTGAGCGATGCTGCGCAGCAATCGCTGAAGACGATCTCAGCCGACTTCAAGCCGGATAACGCCTTCGTCTGGCCTGCCGAATACGCCACCGACATCGACGCCACGGAAAACGTCTACCGGGCCTGGGTTTACAAGTTCGTCTCCGGCGAAGCCAAGATGGACCAGTGGGACCAGTTCGTTTCCGAATGGAATGCTGCCGGCGGCGAGAAAATGACCGAATATGCAAGGACAGTTCTCAATGACAAATGA
- a CDS encoding dihydroxyacetone kinase subunit DhaK, producing MAQFINKREDVVTEAIDGVLALSGGALTRLDGYPHIRVVLRTDWDKSKVAIVSGGGSGHEPAHVGFVGRGMLTAAVCGDVFASPSVDAVLAGILAVTGPAGCLLVVKNYTGDRLNFGLAAERARAFGLKVSMVIVGDDIALPDLPQARGVAGTLFVHKIAGALAERGADLETVTAAAKKVIAGTHSIGMSLDTCRVPGSPKEERIPEGKAELGLGIHGEAGVEQIDFAGARASVATMAERLAAVMGEGQHVALINNLGGTSVLEMSVLAHDLIHLPLGKKITHTIGPAPLMTSLDMQGFSVSVFAADQAELELLKASVAIAAWPGVSEVRPVAVAALPDGLTPITPMASEHRATRAFLIDCCKVLIAAEQDLNALDAKSGDGDTGSTLAGAARALINAIDRLPLSDHTQLLRAIGQELSQTMGGSSGVLLAIFFAAAGDGASSGLPMREALRTGLARMQEIGGAKIGDRTMIDALSPALDALEDSVVAAAAAARSGANFTSTLTRAKAGRAAYINAKQLEGHVDPGAEAVARLFEHLAA from the coding sequence ATGGCGCAATTCATCAACAAGCGGGAAGATGTCGTGACGGAAGCGATCGATGGCGTTCTGGCTCTGTCCGGCGGCGCGCTCACCCGCCTTGACGGCTATCCGCATATCCGGGTCGTGCTGCGCACCGACTGGGATAAGTCCAAGGTCGCGATCGTCTCGGGCGGCGGATCCGGCCATGAGCCTGCCCATGTCGGTTTTGTCGGGCGCGGCATGCTGACGGCCGCCGTCTGCGGCGATGTCTTCGCCTCGCCGAGCGTCGACGCCGTGCTGGCCGGTATCCTTGCCGTGACCGGTCCCGCCGGCTGCCTGCTCGTCGTCAAGAACTATACCGGCGACCGGCTGAACTTCGGCCTTGCTGCCGAGCGCGCCCGCGCGTTCGGGCTGAAGGTCAGTATGGTGATCGTCGGTGACGACATAGCGCTTCCCGACCTGCCGCAGGCCCGCGGCGTTGCCGGTACCCTGTTCGTGCACAAGATCGCCGGTGCGCTCGCCGAACGCGGCGCCGACCTCGAAACGGTGACGGCTGCCGCCAAGAAGGTGATTGCCGGCACGCACAGCATCGGCATGTCGCTGGACACCTGCCGCGTTCCGGGCTCGCCAAAGGAAGAGCGGATTCCGGAAGGCAAGGCGGAGCTTGGCCTCGGCATTCACGGTGAGGCCGGTGTGGAACAGATCGATTTTGCTGGCGCCCGAGCGTCGGTGGCGACCATGGCGGAGCGATTGGCGGCCGTCATGGGCGAAGGCCAGCATGTCGCCCTGATCAACAATCTCGGCGGCACCTCGGTTCTCGAGATGTCGGTGCTTGCCCACGACCTCATCCACCTGCCGCTCGGAAAAAAGATCACGCACACGATTGGCCCGGCGCCGCTGATGACGTCGCTCGACATGCAGGGCTTCTCGGTCTCGGTCTTTGCTGCCGACCAGGCGGAACTGGAACTTCTGAAGGCGTCGGTGGCGATCGCCGCCTGGCCGGGCGTGTCAGAGGTTCGGCCGGTCGCCGTTGCCGCCTTGCCGGATGGGCTGACGCCAATCACGCCGATGGCATCCGAACACCGTGCGACGCGCGCGTTCCTGATCGATTGCTGCAAGGTCTTGATTGCCGCCGAACAGGATCTCAATGCCCTCGATGCGAAGTCCGGCGATGGCGATACCGGCTCGACGCTCGCCGGTGCCGCCCGGGCGCTGATCAATGCCATCGATCGACTGCCGCTTTCGGATCACACTCAGCTCCTGCGGGCGATCGGCCAGGAGCTCAGCCAGACCATGGGTGGTTCCTCCGGCGTGCTGCTTGCCATTTTCTTCGCAGCCGCCGGCGACGGAGCATCCAGCGGGCTACCGATGCGCGAGGCGCTTCGCACCGGGCTTGCGCGCATGCAGGAGATCGGTGGCGCCAAGATCGGCGACCGCACGATGATCGATGCGCTGTCTCCGGCGCTCGATGCACTCGAAGACAGCGTGGTCGCGGCAGCGGCGGCCGCGCGATCGGGGGCGAACTTCACCTCGACCCTGACGCGCGCCAAGGCCGGCCGTGCGGCCTACATCAATGCAAAGCAGCTTGAAGGCCATGTCGATCCGGGCGCCGAGGCCGTCGCCCGGCTGTTCGAACATCTGGCCGCCTAG
- a CDS encoding ABC transporter ATP-binding protein, with protein MAEVVLENVTKSFAGTVALDNVSLTVPDGSFVVLLGPTGAGKTTTLRMVSGLDTPDRGEVYIDGQPMRGLAPAERNVAMVFQQYSLYPHLTVRQNLEFPLKSPLLKTPRDEIDRKVREVAEVLQIAHKLDNKATALSGGEMQRVSIGRALVREPQIFLMDEPLSSLDAKLRADLRIELKRIQARSGATLLYVTHDQIEAMTMATHVGVLNEGRLVQFGSPREVYERPVSVYAATRLGQPRINVLPADIFAGAPSGAASIGLRPEHIRQGEGEEALVKRVEHLGDQTRLHLTFRKHDLITVTDAHTRLKGGETIKIQPSKPLYFDAAGMRLA; from the coding sequence ATGGCTGAAGTCGTCCTGGAAAACGTGACGAAGTCGTTTGCCGGCACAGTCGCTCTCGACAATGTCTCATTGACGGTACCCGACGGCTCCTTTGTCGTGCTGCTCGGGCCGACCGGTGCCGGAAAGACAACGACGCTGAGAATGGTTTCCGGCCTCGACACACCCGATCGCGGCGAAGTCTACATCGATGGACAGCCGATGCGCGGGCTGGCGCCCGCCGAACGCAACGTTGCCATGGTTTTCCAGCAGTATTCGCTCTATCCACATCTCACCGTCCGTCAGAATCTGGAGTTTCCGCTGAAATCTCCCTTGCTGAAGACGCCGAGGGACGAGATCGACCGGAAGGTGAGGGAAGTTGCCGAGGTTCTGCAGATCGCGCACAAGCTCGACAACAAGGCGACTGCGCTGTCAGGCGGGGAGATGCAGCGCGTTTCCATCGGCCGTGCCCTCGTTCGTGAGCCGCAGATTTTCCTCATGGACGAGCCGCTGAGTTCGCTCGACGCCAAGCTCAGGGCCGACCTTCGCATCGAGCTCAAGCGCATTCAGGCAAGGTCCGGGGCAACGCTGCTCTATGTCACCCACGATCAGATCGAGGCGATGACGATGGCGACCCATGTCGGCGTGCTGAATGAGGGCAGGCTCGTGCAATTCGGCTCGCCGCGCGAAGTCTATGAGCGCCCGGTCAGCGTCTATGCCGCCACGCGCCTCGGACAACCTCGGATCAACGTGCTTCCGGCCGATATTTTCGCCGGCGCCCCCTCGGGCGCAGCAAGCATAGGTCTCCGGCCGGAGCACATCCGTCAGGGCGAAGGGGAGGAGGCGCTGGTCAAGCGCGTCGAGCATCTCGGCGACCAGACACGTCTGCACCTGACCTTCAGGAAACACGACCTCATCACAGTCACGGACGCCCACACGCGGCTTAAGGGCGGTGAAACGATCAAGATTCAACCTTCGAAGCCGCTCTACTTCGACGCGGCAGGCATGCGTTTGGCTTAA
- a CDS encoding ADP-ribosylglycohydrolase family protein — protein MTNDAAGLSLKGRVRALLFGVAYGDAIGAPVEKLSAAEIRERYGRVASLDTEWHRMKQSEAARNGRVRGGGIVTDDTLMTLCVMSIYDDVKRHLDAWDMASGMVREIAWTPRWVPELQRETMLIERLFYPEKWIFQRHQLSGCDPRQGGVGNMVNCGAAMYIAPIGVANACDPKAAYDEAIAFASGHQQSFGLEAAGVLAAAVAAAFVPGTTLDTVIEETLAVAKDGTRDAIVAIVEAARSLKGADHATVVAEFHRIIARYSPMGDNVQHTPQKAGIATDAYQPSRLHAIEELPLALGFAVVNDGDFYKTIVDGINSGRDTDSIGVMAGAILGAMYGESIIDRAMASQLDRVNRLDLFRSADAFTATVTAIQAADRTRETARAQARAGLFPAPELTKVSSL, from the coding sequence ATGACAAATGATGCTGCAGGGCTCTCCCTCAAGGGACGGGTTCGGGCGCTTCTCTTTGGCGTCGCCTACGGCGACGCCATCGGGGCGCCGGTCGAAAAACTCTCCGCCGCGGAAATCCGCGAACGCTATGGCCGGGTGGCTTCGCTCGATACCGAGTGGCACCGCATGAAGCAGAGCGAGGCGGCCCGCAACGGCCGTGTCCGCGGTGGCGGGATCGTCACCGACGACACGCTGATGACGCTCTGCGTCATGTCGATCTATGACGACGTGAAGCGTCATCTCGATGCCTGGGACATGGCTTCCGGCATGGTGCGCGAGATTGCCTGGACGCCACGCTGGGTGCCCGAACTGCAGCGCGAAACGATGTTGATCGAGCGTCTGTTCTATCCGGAGAAGTGGATCTTCCAGCGTCATCAGCTTTCGGGCTGCGATCCGCGCCAGGGCGGTGTCGGCAACATGGTGAACTGTGGTGCTGCGATGTACATCGCGCCGATCGGCGTTGCCAATGCCTGCGATCCGAAGGCAGCCTATGACGAGGCGATCGCTTTTGCCTCCGGCCATCAGCAAAGCTTCGGTCTGGAGGCTGCCGGCGTACTGGCAGCAGCAGTCGCTGCCGCATTCGTGCCGGGGACCACGCTCGATACCGTCATTGAAGAAACGCTGGCCGTCGCCAAGGACGGCACGCGCGATGCGATCGTCGCTATCGTCGAGGCTGCGCGCTCATTGAAGGGCGCGGATCATGCGACTGTCGTCGCCGAATTCCACCGCATCATCGCGCGCTATTCGCCCATGGGCGACAACGTGCAGCACACGCCGCAGAAGGCAGGCATTGCCACCGATGCCTACCAGCCGTCGCGCCTCCACGCGATCGAGGAGTTGCCGCTGGCGCTCGGCTTTGCCGTGGTCAATGACGGCGATTTCTACAAGACGATCGTCGACGGCATCAATTCCGGCCGCGACACGGACTCCATCGGCGTCATGGCGGGTGCGATCCTTGGCGCCATGTACGGCGAAAGCATTATCGACCGGGCGATGGCCTCCCAGCTCGACCGCGTCAACAGGCTCGATCTCTTCCGATCGGCCGATGCCTTTACTGCAACAGTGACGGCAATCCAGGCGGCGGACCGCACACGCGAAACAGCGCGGGCGCAGGCGCGCGCGGGGCTCTTTCCCGCTCCCGAACTCACCAAGGTTTCCAGTCTCTAG
- a CDS encoding carbohydrate ABC transporter permease: MAAHNVRRTPLERLEYAIIVSTLMFLVVLTVQPLLNLLAISFSDPGKVAGMSGLTVVPNGFSTEVWNLLISNSAVQRGLFNSIFITLVSTFLGVVLTALMAWALSRPGLPGRRIIFVFVLVTIVFEPGIIPDYFINKRLGLLDSYWSLILFKVVNAWYLIILVRFFEEVPKELIEASELDGANPFQIFWYVALPLAKSALATIALFYFVFHWNEFFRAMIYLNDQSKWPLQVVLRQFVVEGDKLAMVGVVDSNNYTGASQINIRALKAGMILLTIAPILAIYPLILKFFTKGTMSGAVKG; the protein is encoded by the coding sequence ATGGCCGCCCACAACGTCCGCAGAACGCCGCTCGAGCGGCTCGAATATGCGATCATCGTCTCGACGCTCATGTTCCTCGTCGTGCTGACGGTCCAGCCGCTCCTCAACCTGCTCGCCATCTCGTTTTCGGATCCGGGCAAGGTAGCGGGGATGAGCGGCTTGACGGTCGTCCCGAATGGCTTCTCGACCGAGGTCTGGAACCTGCTGATCAGCAATTCCGCCGTTCAGCGTGGTCTCTTCAACTCGATCTTCATCACTCTGGTCAGCACCTTCCTTGGTGTGGTGCTGACGGCGCTGATGGCCTGGGCGCTTTCGCGTCCTGGTTTGCCCGGCCGGCGCATCATCTTCGTCTTCGTGCTGGTGACGATCGTCTTTGAGCCCGGTATCATCCCCGACTACTTCATCAACAAGCGCCTCGGTCTGCTCGACAGCTACTGGTCGCTGATCCTCTTCAAGGTCGTCAACGCCTGGTACCTGATCATCCTGGTGCGCTTCTTCGAGGAAGTGCCGAAGGAACTGATCGAGGCGTCCGAACTCGACGGTGCCAATCCCTTCCAGATTTTCTGGTACGTGGCGCTGCCGCTCGCCAAGTCGGCGCTTGCGACCATCGCGCTCTTCTATTTCGTCTTCCACTGGAACGAGTTCTTCCGGGCGATGATCTATCTCAACGACCAGTCTAAGTGGCCGCTGCAGGTCGTGCTCCGCCAGTTCGTGGTCGAAGGCGACAAGCTCGCCATGGTCGGGGTGGTCGATAGCAACAACTACACCGGCGCGAGCCAGATCAACATTCGCGCGCTGAAGGCAGGCATGATCCTGCTGACCATCGCGCCGATCCTCGCGATCTACCCGCTGATCCTGAAGTTCTTCACCAAGGGCACCATGAGCGGTGCGGTGAAGGGCTGA
- a CDS encoding LacI family DNA-binding transcriptional regulator, protein MNNATGRRATIIDVAKRAGVSKSTVARVLGGSANISEEARDRVLKAVAATGYEPNQLAVGMRSGRSGLLGIVIPDITNPFWAEVARGAQDRAAKDDISLLIFSSDWDAHKEATHLRALRRARVDGAIINPVADNFDDLDRFGMPFVFIGSSAERFPDTLSVGSDIAQAVRLGMDILAERGHPAPALMLGPRSRLARARFLRSVHEHCIARDVDPEVLLVEESDYTVEGGRSAMARLLAKQWRGNRAVFVANDLMALGAMIAVREAGLRCPEDISILGFDGIPAGAFSWPGLTTIEKPGRQIGIRAVECLIDQIAGGRQRERIYLPCRLVERGSVADVSGAASVRMAAGR, encoded by the coding sequence ATGAACAACGCGACCGGTCGAAGGGCGACCATCATAGACGTTGCCAAACGCGCAGGCGTTTCGAAGAGCACCGTCGCGCGTGTTCTCGGCGGTTCCGCCAATATTTCCGAGGAGGCACGCGATCGCGTGCTGAAGGCCGTCGCCGCAACGGGCTACGAGCCCAATCAGCTTGCCGTCGGCATGCGCTCCGGCCGTAGCGGTCTGCTCGGCATCGTCATCCCTGATATCACCAACCCGTTTTGGGCCGAAGTTGCCCGTGGCGCGCAGGATCGTGCGGCAAAGGACGACATTTCGCTTCTGATCTTCTCGTCCGATTGGGACGCACACAAGGAGGCGACCCACCTGCGCGCCCTGCGTCGTGCCCGCGTGGATGGCGCGATCATCAATCCTGTTGCCGACAATTTCGATGACCTCGACCGTTTCGGCATGCCCTTCGTTTTCATCGGTTCGAGTGCCGAGCGTTTCCCCGATACCTTGAGCGTCGGTTCCGACATAGCGCAGGCGGTTCGACTCGGCATGGATATTCTCGCCGAGCGCGGTCATCCGGCGCCGGCCTTGATGCTCGGGCCGAGGTCGCGCCTGGCGCGCGCTCGCTTCCTGCGTTCGGTGCATGAGCACTGCATCGCGCGCGATGTGGATCCCGAAGTCCTGCTCGTCGAAGAGTCCGACTATACGGTCGAAGGCGGACGCAGCGCGATGGCCCGCTTGCTTGCAAAGCAGTGGAGAGGAAACCGCGCCGTGTTCGTTGCAAACGACCTCATGGCGCTTGGGGCGATGATCGCCGTTCGCGAAGCGGGGCTGCGGTGCCCTGAGGATATCTCGATCCTTGGCTTCGACGGCATTCCGGCCGGGGCCTTTTCGTGGCCGGGTCTGACGACCATCGAGAAGCCCGGCCGGCAGATCGGCATTCGCGCGGTGGAATGTCTGATCGATCAGATCGCCGGTGGACGCCAGCGCGAACGGATTTATCTGCCGTGCCGATTGGTGGAGCGTGGCTCTGTTGCCGATGTTTCCGGGGCGGCATCCGTGCGCATGGCGGCAGGGAGGTAA